One genomic segment of Bradyrhizobium prioriisuperbiae includes these proteins:
- the ndk gene encoding nucleoside-diphosphate kinase has translation MATERTFSIIKPDATARNLTGAVNALIEKAGLRIVAQKRIQMTRAQAETFYAVHSARPFFGELVDFMVSGPVVVQVLEGDNAIVKYRDVMGATDPAKAADGTIRKAHAKSIGENTVHGSDAAETAAIEIAQFFAGNEIVG, from the coding sequence ATGGCGACCGAACGCACCTTCTCGATCATCAAGCCGGATGCAACCGCGCGTAATCTCACCGGCGCGGTGAATGCGCTGATCGAGAAAGCCGGTCTTCGGATCGTGGCGCAAAAGCGCATCCAGATGACCCGCGCCCAGGCCGAGACGTTCTATGCCGTGCACAGCGCGCGCCCGTTCTTCGGCGAACTGGTTGACTTCATGGTGTCCGGCCCGGTGGTCGTGCAGGTGCTGGAAGGCGACAATGCGATCGTCAAGTACCGTGACGTGATGGGCGCGACCGATCCCGCGAAGGCGGCCGACGGCACTATCCGCAAGGCGCACGCGAAGTCGATCGGCGAGAATACGGTTCACGGCTCCGACGCCGCGGAGACCGCTGCGATCGAAATCGCGCAGTTCTTCGCCGGCAACGAGATCGTCGGCTGA
- a CDS encoding DNA polymerase III subunit chi, with the protein MTDVLFYHLQDMTLESVLPSLLEKSLERGWRVVVQTASEERADALDAHLWTYRDDSFLPHGTWRDGDARDQPIVLAVEGGNLNAANVRFLVDNAVLPEDAASYERLVLIFDGNDDDALSAARAAWTDSKARGFEATYWQADERGRWQKRSS; encoded by the coding sequence ATGACGGACGTGCTGTTCTACCATCTGCAGGACATGACGCTGGAAAGCGTGCTGCCGTCCCTGCTCGAGAAATCGCTCGAGCGGGGGTGGCGCGTGGTTGTGCAGACCGCGTCGGAGGAACGCGCCGACGCGCTCGATGCGCATCTGTGGACCTACCGGGACGATTCGTTTCTCCCGCATGGCACGTGGCGTGACGGCGATGCACGCGATCAGCCCATCGTGCTTGCCGTGGAGGGAGGCAACCTGAACGCGGCTAACGTCCGCTTCCTGGTCGACAACGCCGTGCTGCCGGAGGACGCGGCGAGCTATGAGCGGCTGGTGCTGATTTTCGACGGCAATGACGACGACGCGCTGTCCGCCGCGCGCGCGGCCTGGACCGACAGCAAGGCGAGGGGATTCGAGGCGACTTACTGGCAGGCGGACGAGCGCGGCCGGTGGCAGAAGCGCTCGTCCTGA
- a CDS encoding SDR family NAD(P)-dependent oxidoreductase: MSDKKLAGRKALVTGGANGIGADVALALAAAGADVMIGDILVDKGKDVAGKIARSGVKGGFVALDVTDDAQWSRATAATVSELGGFDILINNAGIEIASLLINVETEDLRKMCDVNIIGTALGMKHAFRAMRPEGAAGKGGAVVNIASVAATIAFPAIAVYSGTKSAVDRMTRIGAVEAGKLGFGVRVNCIYPGLIANEMGVRLANDIVSFGLAPDVNAAVSDVVGQTPLGRLAEHSDVADAVIFLCSHEARFITGVGLPVEGGMGT, encoded by the coding sequence ATGAGCGACAAGAAACTGGCGGGCCGCAAGGCCCTTGTGACCGGCGGAGCCAACGGTATCGGCGCCGACGTCGCGCTGGCCCTGGCGGCCGCCGGCGCTGATGTGATGATCGGAGACATCCTCGTCGACAAGGGCAAGGACGTTGCAGGAAAAATCGCCAGGAGCGGGGTCAAGGGGGGCTTCGTCGCACTCGATGTGACTGATGATGCGCAATGGAGCAGGGCTACTGCTGCGACCGTCAGCGAACTCGGCGGCTTCGATATCCTGATCAACAATGCAGGCATCGAGATCGCTTCGCTGTTGATCAACGTCGAGACAGAAGACCTGCGCAAGATGTGCGACGTCAACATCATCGGCACCGCGCTCGGCATGAAGCATGCGTTCCGCGCCATGAGGCCAGAGGGGGCGGCAGGCAAGGGCGGCGCGGTGGTCAACATCGCCTCGGTTGCCGCCACCATCGCGTTCCCCGCGATCGCGGTTTATTCAGGCACCAAATCCGCGGTCGATCGGATGACACGGATCGGTGCGGTGGAAGCGGGCAAGCTCGGCTTCGGGGTCAGGGTCAATTGTATCTATCCGGGCCTGATCGCCAATGAGATGGGCGTGCGGCTTGCCAACGATATCGTGTCGTTCGGGCTCGCGCCCGACGTCAACGCGGCAGTCAGCGATGTGGTCGGACAGACGCCGCTGGGACGGCTTGCCGAGCATAGCGATGTCGCCGACGCGGTGATCTTCCTGTGTTCCCACGAGGCGCGTTTTATCACCGGCGTCGGCCTGCCGGTCGAAGGCGGCATGGGGACGTAA
- a CDS encoding TetR/AcrR family transcriptional regulator, with protein sequence MARQTAPAKRRADASAGRRIPVDKFSARRIELAEAALETLAELGYARTSLREIAQKSVFTHGVLHYYFTDKIDLICCSVRHYKAKCVTRYDEVIAASRSRDELLNGFLEKLEEGMRVEAQMHRLWYDLRSQALFEEAFRDDVKTIDKTLEDMMWRVASRFADFQGQQPKLSPSAVYALFDGLFQIYLLKHLSNDRGAIRDFLSEVRRLLPLVA encoded by the coding sequence ATGGCACGACAGACGGCCCCAGCAAAGCGGCGGGCAGATGCATCCGCAGGCCGGCGGATACCAGTCGACAAATTCAGCGCCCGCCGCATCGAACTGGCGGAAGCGGCGCTCGAAACACTCGCCGAGCTCGGTTATGCGCGCACCAGCCTTCGGGAAATCGCCCAGAAGTCGGTCTTCACCCATGGCGTCCTGCACTATTACTTCACCGACAAGATCGATTTGATCTGCTGCAGCGTGCGGCACTACAAAGCCAAATGCGTCACCCGCTACGATGAGGTCATTGCCGCCTCGCGCAGCCGGGACGAATTGCTGAACGGCTTTCTTGAAAAGCTCGAAGAAGGCATGCGCGTCGAAGCGCAGATGCACCGCTTGTGGTATGATCTGCGGTCCCAGGCTCTGTTCGAGGAAGCCTTCCGGGACGACGTCAAGACCATCGACAAGACTCTGGAAGACATGATGTGGCGCGTCGCCTCCCGCTTTGCCGACTTTCAGGGACAACAGCCAAAGCTATCGCCGAGCGCGGTCTACGCCCTGTTTGATGGCCTGTTCCAGATCTATCTGCTCAAACATCTGTCGAATGATCGCGGTGCCATTCGCGACTTCCTCAGTGAAGTCCGCCGGCTGCTTCCACTCGTCGCCTGA
- a CDS encoding DUF5938 domain-containing protein has product MSEKRPVVVYGVSGYTGRLVCEYLREYNIPFIAAGRDKARVQAVVDKIPGIETADYEVVGVEHTVEALTKLFKGAKSVSNMVGPFIKYAPEVVEAALAAGCHYSDTTGEQDWVMLAQERWGAKFAEKGLLLAPNIAQMYTTGEIAANICLETPGLDTLDIQVFWKGFPTYASTQTIFTILKAQWYYLEQNKYVEWDVTARADVVVPGQHETAIAVPWGGTAHPVWFKNDPRVSNCRVLGGVLARPVMEGVVQTTQMVKEKIKPLPPAEQERALAEIASSLQANMPPRENPRINTSVESVHASGPLSRAHCVIHGNCNYKQTGMLQAYAAFALLQTPPKKVGFASGCQAFGHRELLGQLRSFGLVSKPILTVHD; this is encoded by the coding sequence ATGAGCGAGAAAAGACCGGTCGTCGTCTACGGCGTCTCTGGCTACACCGGGCGCCTGGTGTGCGAATATCTGCGTGAGTACAACATTCCCTTCATTGCCGCCGGCCGCGACAAGGCCAGGGTTCAGGCCGTCGTCGACAAGATTCCGGGAATCGAGACCGCGGATTATGAAGTGGTCGGGGTCGAGCACACTGTCGAGGCGCTGACCAAACTGTTCAAGGGCGCCAAGTCTGTCAGCAACATGGTCGGCCCCTTCATCAAATATGCCCCGGAGGTGGTCGAGGCCGCGCTGGCCGCCGGCTGTCATTACAGCGATACGACCGGTGAACAGGATTGGGTCATGCTGGCGCAAGAGCGCTGGGGTGCGAAGTTCGCCGAGAAGGGCCTGTTGCTGGCACCGAATATCGCCCAGATGTACACCACGGGCGAGATCGCCGCCAACATCTGCCTTGAAACGCCCGGCCTCGATACCCTCGACATCCAGGTGTTCTGGAAAGGATTTCCAACCTACGCCTCGACCCAGACGATTTTCACCATCCTCAAGGCGCAATGGTACTATCTCGAGCAGAACAAATACGTCGAATGGGACGTCACCGCCCGCGCCGACGTGGTGGTGCCCGGCCAGCATGAAACGGCCATCGCGGTTCCCTGGGGAGGCACCGCGCATCCGGTCTGGTTCAAGAACGATCCGCGGGTGTCGAACTGCCGGGTGCTCGGTGGTGTGCTTGCGCGCCCGGTGATGGAGGGGGTGGTCCAGACCACGCAGATGGTGAAGGAGAAGATCAAGCCCTTGCCGCCGGCCGAACAGGAGAGGGCGCTGGCCGAGATCGCCAGCTCCCTGCAGGCCAACATGCCGCCGCGTGAAAATCCCCGCATCAATACCTCGGTCGAATCCGTGCATGCGTCCGGTCCGCTCAGCCGCGCCCATTGCGTCATCCACGGCAATTGCAATTACAAGCAAACCGGCATGCTGCAGGCCTATGCTGCTTTCGCGTTGCTACAGACGCCGCCGAAGAAGGTTGGCTTTGCTTCGGGGTGCCAGGCCTTCGGTCATCGCGAACTGCTCGGCCAGCTCCGGAGCTTCGGTCTGGTGTCGAAACCGATTCTGACGGTGCACGATTGA
- a CDS encoding ABC-F family ATP-binding cassette domain-containing protein, which produces MLSINDISVRIAGRLLIDHGTAQIVPGARVGLVGRNGTGKSTLFKAIRGELPTETGSITLPPRWRVGSLAQEAPNGPESLIEVVLKADVERDALLTEAETAHDPHRIAEIQTRLVDIDAHSAPARAAAILSGLGFSTADQARPCAEFSGGWRMRVALASTLFAEPDLLLLDEPTNYLDLEGTLWLEDHLANYPRTVIIISHDRDLLETSVDQILHLDRGKLTLYRGAYSSFEEQRATREMLDAKQVKRQDDERKRLQAFVDRFKAKASKARQAQSRVKMLERMKPINALVRQDVREITFPAPEKLLSPPIIAVDNASVGYEPGKPVLNRVTLRIDSDDRIALLGSNGNGKSTLVKLLANKLKPFSGGIVRADKLSIAYFAQHQLDELNEDGTPYEHVRRLLPDAPESKVRARVGAIGFSGKAGDTKVSSLSGGEKARLLLGLATFFGPNMIILDEPTNHLDIDSRAALAEAINDFPGAVIMVSHDRYLIEACADQLWVVADQAVTAYDGDLDDYRRAVLSARGMRTSGRDRWGKEQLKGSTEEAARKKSEKRSPLKQKITEAEAEMARISDIIAKIDTALALPDIFSKEPAKAAQLSKARAGAEAALQRAEEAWLEVSSDYENAAN; this is translated from the coding sequence ATGCTTTCCATCAACGACATCTCGGTCCGGATCGCCGGGCGGCTTCTCATCGACCATGGCACCGCGCAGATCGTGCCGGGGGCCCGGGTCGGGCTGGTCGGGCGCAACGGCACCGGCAAATCGACCCTGTTCAAGGCCATTCGCGGCGAATTGCCGACGGAAACCGGCAGCATCACCCTGCCGCCACGATGGCGGGTCGGAAGCCTGGCGCAGGAGGCGCCGAACGGACCGGAAAGCCTGATCGAGGTCGTGCTCAAGGCCGACGTGGAACGCGACGCGCTGCTGACCGAGGCCGAAACCGCGCATGATCCGCACCGGATCGCCGAGATCCAGACCCGTCTCGTCGACATCGACGCCCACTCCGCCCCTGCCCGCGCGGCCGCGATCCTCAGCGGCCTTGGCTTCTCCACCGCGGACCAGGCCCGGCCCTGCGCCGAATTTTCCGGCGGCTGGCGCATGCGCGTGGCGCTGGCCTCGACGCTGTTCGCCGAGCCCGATCTGCTGCTGCTGGACGAGCCGACCAACTATCTCGACCTCGAAGGCACGCTCTGGCTCGAGGATCACCTTGCGAACTATCCCCGCACGGTCATCATCATCAGCCACGACCGCGACCTGCTGGAGACATCGGTCGATCAGATCCTGCATCTCGATCGCGGCAAGCTGACGCTCTATCGCGGCGCTTATTCCTCGTTCGAGGAACAGCGCGCCACCCGCGAGATGCTCGACGCCAAGCAGGTCAAGCGGCAGGACGACGAGCGCAAGCGCCTGCAGGCGTTCGTCGACCGCTTCAAGGCCAAGGCCTCGAAGGCACGCCAGGCACAGTCGCGCGTCAAGATGCTGGAGCGAATGAAGCCGATCAACGCACTGGTGCGGCAGGATGTGCGGGAAATCACCTTCCCCGCGCCCGAGAAACTGCTGTCGCCGCCGATCATCGCTGTCGACAACGCCTCGGTCGGTTACGAGCCCGGCAAGCCCGTGCTCAACCGCGTGACCTTGCGCATCGACAGCGACGATCGCATCGCGTTGCTCGGCTCCAACGGCAACGGCAAATCGACCCTGGTCAAATTGCTGGCCAACAAGCTCAAGCCGTTCTCGGGCGGCATCGTGCGGGCCGACAAGCTGTCGATCGCCTATTTCGCCCAGCACCAGCTCGACGAACTGAACGAGGACGGCACGCCCTACGAGCACGTCCGCCGGCTGCTGCCCGATGCGCCTGAATCCAAGGTGCGCGCCCGCGTCGGCGCCATCGGCTTCTCCGGCAAGGCCGGCGACACCAAGGTCAGCAGCCTCTCCGGCGGCGAGAAAGCCCGCCTGCTGCTCGGGCTGGCCACCTTCTTCGGCCCGAACATGATCATCCTGGACGAGCCGACCAACCATCTGGATATCGACAGCCGCGCGGCGCTGGCCGAGGCGATCAACGATTTCCCCGGCGCCGTCATCATGGTCTCGCACGACCGTTATCTGATCGAAGCCTGCGCCGACCAGTTGTGGGTGGTCGCCGACCAGGCGGTCACGGCCTATGACGGCGACCTCGACGACTATCGCCGCGCCGTGCTCTCCGCACGCGGCATGCGAACCTCCGGCCGCGATCGCTGGGGCAAGGAGCAGCTTAAGGGCAGCACCGAAGAGGCGGCGCGCAAGAAGTCCGAAAAACGCTCACCGCTGAAGCAGAAGATCACCGAGGCCGAAGCCGAGATGGCCCGCATCAGCGACATCATCGCCAAGATCGATACGGCGCTGGCGCTACCCGACATCTTCAGCAAGGAGCCGGCGAAAGCCGCCCAGCTCAGCAAGGCCCGCGCCGGCGCGGAAGCGGCGCTGCAGCGCGCTGAAGAGGCGTGGCTGGAGGTCAGTTCAGATTACGAGAACGCGGCGAATTGA
- the lptG gene encoding LPS export ABC transporter permease LptG, producing MVVNTLARYFAGRFLLATTAVFTGIFLLVVFVNYIELMRRTANIATASALVVAQTALYQVPQLLEQLMPFCILVGAMSCYLSLSRKLELVVARAAGISAWQFLTPALVTALILGAAATMVYNPVSADMQERAKQLEAELFAERQSLQDASGFWINQLTSEGQTIINAASSQEQGARLTGLTVFRFAPGTESKTGEFKERIEAREATLEPGRWRFRQARRYSLDSPPTEQDTLLLTTNLTPAQVRNSFSTPETVSFWQLPQYIKSSENSGLATAGYRLQYQKLLSRPFLLAGMVMLAGAVSLRFFRFGGVQKMVLSGVGAGFLLYVLQKVTTDLSKAELMHPIAAAWLPVCVGGLTGFLALLYQEDG from the coding sequence ATGGTCGTGAACACCCTCGCCCGTTATTTTGCCGGCCGTTTCCTGCTGGCCACGACCGCGGTGTTCACCGGCATTTTCCTGCTTGTCGTGTTCGTCAATTACATCGAGCTGATGCGGCGCACCGCCAACATCGCCACCGCGTCGGCGCTGGTCGTGGCGCAGACCGCGCTGTATCAGGTGCCGCAATTGCTCGAGCAGTTGATGCCGTTCTGCATTCTGGTCGGCGCGATGTCCTGTTATCTCTCGCTGTCCCGCAAGCTCGAACTGGTGGTGGCCCGCGCCGCCGGCATCTCGGCCTGGCAGTTCCTGACCCCGGCGCTGGTCACCGCGCTGATTCTCGGCGCCGCCGCGACCATGGTCTACAATCCGGTGTCCGCCGACATGCAGGAGCGCGCCAAGCAGCTGGAAGCCGAGCTGTTCGCCGAACGGCAGAGCCTGCAGGACGCCTCCGGCTTCTGGATCAATCAGCTCACCAGCGAAGGCCAGACCATTATCAATGCCGCCAGCAGCCAGGAACAGGGCGCCCGCCTGACCGGCCTGACGGTTTTCCGCTTTGCTCCCGGCACCGAGTCCAAGACCGGTGAGTTCAAGGAGCGAATCGAAGCCCGTGAAGCCACCCTGGAGCCCGGACGATGGCGCTTCCGGCAGGCCCGCCGATACAGCCTCGACAGCCCTCCGACCGAGCAGGACACCCTGCTGCTGACCACGAATCTGACCCCCGCTCAGGTCAGGAATAGCTTCTCCACTCCAGAAACTGTGTCATTTTGGCAACTACCTCAGTATATCAAGTCCTCAGAGAATTCCGGATTGGCCACCGCCGGCTATCGGCTGCAGTATCAAAAGCTGCTGTCACGGCCGTTTCTGCTGGCTGGAATGGTGATGCTGGCCGGTGCGGTCAGCCTTCGCTTCTTCCGGTTCGGCGGCGTGCAAAAGATGGTTTTGAGTGGCGTGGGTGCAGGCTTTCTGCTCTACGTCTTGCAGAAAGTAACGACGGATTTGAGCAAGGCCGAGTTGATGCATCCCATTGCTGCGGCGTGGTTGCCCGTGTGCGTGGGCGGCCTCACCGGCTTTTTGGCCTTGTTGTACCAGGAGGACGGGTAG
- a CDS encoding transposase, translating to MARLARVVVPGIPHHVTQRGNGRARTFFEDADYALYRDLLAEHCGQAGVEVWAWCLMPNHVHLILVPSDTDGLRRALAALHRRYAGIIHARRKRTGHFWQGRFGAVAMDEAHLAAALRYVSLNPVRARLVARAQDWRWASTRAHLSGKDDGITERKPVRDRFPCFADLLAAETDVEAFDRLRAAESIGRPLGDDRFLSRIERATKRQLKPRKRGPKPRTDVEGDDG from the coding sequence ATGGCCCGTCTCGCCCGCGTCGTCGTTCCCGGTATTCCGCACCACGTCACCCAGCGGGGCAACGGCCGCGCGCGGACCTTTTTCGAAGACGCCGACTATGCGCTCTATCGCGATCTGTTGGCGGAGCATTGCGGCCAGGCCGGGGTCGAGGTGTGGGCCTGGTGCCTGATGCCGAACCATGTGCACCTGATCCTGGTCCCGTCCGATACCGACGGGCTGCGCCGGGCGCTGGCGGCGCTACACCGCCGCTATGCCGGCATCATCCATGCGCGGCGCAAGCGCACCGGGCATTTCTGGCAGGGGCGCTTCGGCGCCGTCGCCATGGACGAGGCGCATCTTGCAGCCGCATTGCGCTATGTGTCGCTCAATCCGGTGCGGGCGCGGCTGGTTGCCCGCGCGCAGGACTGGCGCTGGGCGAGCACGCGGGCGCACCTGTCGGGTAAGGATGACGGGATCACGGAACGCAAGCCCGTCCGCGACCGCTTTCCCTGCTTTGCGGATCTGCTCGCGGCGGAAACAGACGTCGAGGCGTTCGACCGGCTGCGCGCCGCCGAGAGCATCGGCCGTCCACTGGGCGACGACCGCTTCCTGAGCCGCATCGAACGCGCCACCAAGCGCCAGCTCAAGCCGCGCAAGCGTGGACCGAAGCCGCGGACGGACGTGGAGGGGGATGATGGATAG
- a CDS encoding transposase — protein sequence MARLARVVVPGIPHHVTQRGNGRARTFFEDADYALYRDLLAEHCGQAGVEVWAWCLMPNHVHLILVPSDPDGLRRALAALHRRYAGIIHARRKRTGHFWQGRFGAVAMDEAHLAAALRYVSLNPVRARLVARAQELR from the coding sequence ATGGCCCGTCTCGCCCGCGTCGTCGTTCCCGGTATTCCGCACCACGTCACCCAGCGGGGCAACGGCCGCGCGCGGACCTTCTTTGAAGACGCCGACTATGCGCTCTATCGCGATCTCCTGGCGGAGCATTGCGGCCAGGCCGGGGTCGAGGTGTGGGCCTGGTGCCTGATGCCCAATCACGTGCACCTCATCCTGGTGCCGTCGGATCCCGACGGGCTGCGCCGGGCGCTGGCGGCGCTACACCGCCGCTATGCCGGCATCATCCATGCGCGGCGCAAGCGCACCGGGCATTTCTGGCAGGGGCGCTTCGGCGCCGTCGCCATGGACGAGGCGCATCTTGCCGCCGCGTTGCGCTATGTGTCGCTCAATCCGGTGCGGGCGCGGCTGGTTGCTCGCGCGCAGGAATTACGGTGA
- a CDS encoding leucyl aminopeptidase, giving the protein MSDAVKVGFVPFSAAPKGVLVVFSDETLKFGPATRKALGAAVETVKRAATASKFKGKSGSALDILAPEGLKLDRLIVAGTGKKGDLKDEDYIKIGGATIGRLKSNVEAVTIIAELPDGPLQPGQISSIASGIRLRAYRFDRYKTKKKDDDKKLTAQISLAVADVAAARKDFARNDQIVDGVLVARELVNEPPNVLFPAEFARRAAQLRKLGVQVDILDVKAMTKLGMGALLGVSQGSAQDGRMVVMRWNGGKKSDKPVAFIGKGVCFDTGGISIKSAGGMEDMKGDMAGAACVVGLMHALAGRKARVNVVGAIGLVENMPDGNAQRPGDIVTSMSGQTIEIINTDAEGRLVLADVLWYVGQKFKPKFMVDLATLTGAIMVALGTDHAGLFSNNDELSERLTKAGRATGEHVWRMPLGPEYDKQIDSKFADMKNTGGRNGGSITAAQFLQRFVDDIPWAHLDIAGTGMGAPSTDINTSWGSGFGVRLLDQLVADHYEDKR; this is encoded by the coding sequence ATGTCCGACGCCGTCAAGGTCGGCTTCGTCCCGTTTTCCGCCGCCCCCAAGGGTGTTCTGGTCGTGTTCTCCGACGAGACGTTGAAATTCGGGCCGGCGACCCGCAAGGCGCTGGGCGCCGCCGTCGAGACCGTGAAGCGCGCCGCGACCGCCAGCAAATTCAAGGGCAAAAGTGGTTCGGCGCTCGACATCCTGGCCCCGGAAGGCCTCAAGCTCGACCGCCTGATCGTGGCGGGCACTGGCAAGAAGGGCGACCTGAAGGACGAAGACTATATCAAGATCGGCGGCGCCACGATCGGGCGGCTGAAATCGAACGTCGAAGCGGTCACGATCATTGCCGAGCTGCCGGATGGCCCGCTGCAGCCGGGCCAGATCTCGTCGATCGCCTCCGGCATCCGGCTGCGCGCCTATCGGTTCGACCGCTACAAGACCAAGAAGAAAGACGACGACAAGAAGCTGACCGCGCAGATCTCGCTGGCGGTGGCCGACGTCGCCGCCGCGCGCAAGGATTTTGCCCGCAACGATCAGATCGTCGACGGCGTGCTGGTGGCGCGCGAGCTCGTCAACGAGCCGCCGAACGTGCTGTTTCCCGCCGAATTCGCCCGCCGCGCGGCGCAACTGCGCAAACTTGGCGTGCAGGTGGACATCCTCGACGTCAAGGCGATGACCAAGCTCGGGATGGGCGCGCTGCTCGGCGTGTCGCAGGGCTCCGCACAGGACGGCCGCATGGTGGTGATGCGCTGGAACGGCGGCAAGAAGAGCGACAAGCCGGTGGCGTTCATCGGCAAGGGCGTCTGCTTCGATACCGGCGGCATTTCGATCAAGTCCGCCGGCGGCATGGAGGACATGAAGGGCGACATGGCGGGCGCCGCCTGCGTCGTTGGCCTGATGCATGCGCTGGCGGGGCGCAAGGCCAGGGTCAATGTGGTCGGCGCGATCGGCCTGGTCGAGAACATGCCTGACGGCAACGCCCAGCGTCCCGGCGACATCGTCACCTCGATGTCCGGGCAGACCATCGAGATCATCAACACCGATGCCGAGGGACGTTTGGTGCTGGCGGACGTGCTTTGGTATGTCGGCCAGAAGTTCAAGCCGAAATTCATGGTCGACCTGGCGACCCTGACCGGAGCGATCATGGTGGCGCTCGGCACCGATCACGCCGGGCTGTTCTCCAACAATGACGAATTGTCGGAGCGGCTGACCAAGGCCGGGCGCGCCACCGGCGAGCATGTCTGGCGGATGCCGCTGGGCCCGGAGTACGACAAGCAGATCGATTCGAAGTTCGCCGACATGAAGAACACCGGCGGCCGCAATGGTGGCTCGATCACGGCGGCGCAGTTCCTGCAGCGGTTTGTCGACGATATTCCCTGGGCGCATCTCGACATCGCCGGAACCGGCATGGGTGCGCCGTCGACCGACATCAACACCAGCTGGGGGTCGGGCTTCGGCGTGCGGCTGCTGGATCAACTGGTGGCCGATCATTATGAGGACAAGCGCTGA
- a CDS encoding IS110 family transposase gives MMYSGIDLHSNNSVIAIIDDADRVVAQKRLPNDITKIVGFLTRWQDDLAGVVVESTYNWYWLVDGLQDAGLHVHLANTAAIKQYDGLKHSGDETDAQHLAHLLRLGILPTGTILPREHRVVRDLARKRMQMVHCCTTHVLAVENIMARQLGGRMTSNQIKRLTADAIDNMPLAADVGLAIKTNVAVIATLQSQISVLEKRLQECVKPRPHYGFLTSVPGIGPTLATVILLETGPIDRFAGVGNFASYARCVNSVHTSNRKKKGEGNVKNGNKYLAWAFVEAANFAVRFCPEAKRFHERKKARTNNIVATKALAHKLARACYHILKESKPFDVTRCFA, from the coding sequence ATGATGTACAGCGGGATTGATCTGCATTCCAACAACAGCGTTATCGCGATCATCGACGATGCCGATCGCGTTGTGGCGCAGAAGCGCCTGCCGAACGACATCACGAAGATCGTCGGATTTCTAACTCGATGGCAAGATGACTTGGCCGGCGTCGTGGTCGAGTCGACTTACAACTGGTATTGGCTGGTCGACGGGTTGCAGGACGCGGGACTCCACGTGCACCTCGCCAACACCGCCGCGATCAAGCAATACGACGGACTCAAGCACAGTGGCGACGAGACGGATGCGCAGCACCTGGCCCACCTGCTGCGGCTGGGTATCCTGCCGACGGGCACGATCCTGCCACGAGAGCACCGCGTCGTCCGCGATCTGGCGCGCAAGCGCATGCAGATGGTGCACTGCTGCACCACGCATGTCCTCGCGGTCGAGAACATCATGGCCAGGCAATTGGGTGGGCGGATGACCAGCAATCAGATCAAGCGCCTGACCGCCGACGCAATCGACAATATGCCGCTGGCGGCCGATGTCGGCCTGGCGATCAAGACCAACGTCGCGGTCATCGCGACCCTGCAGTCACAGATCTCGGTCCTCGAAAAGCGCCTGCAAGAATGCGTCAAACCCCGACCTCACTACGGCTTCCTGACTAGCGTACCCGGCATCGGCCCGACGCTCGCCACCGTCATTCTTCTGGAAACCGGTCCGATCGATCGGTTTGCCGGCGTCGGCAACTTTGCGTCCTACGCGCGCTGCGTCAACAGCGTGCACACCAGCAATCGCAAGAAGAAAGGCGAAGGCAACGTCAAGAACGGCAATAAGTATCTCGCCTGGGCGTTCGTCGAGGCGGCGAATTTTGCCGTGCGGTTTTGCCCAGAGGCCAAGCGTTTCCACGAGCGCAAGAAGGCCCGGACCAACAACATTGTCGCCACCAAGGCGTTGGCGCACAAGCTGGCGCGCGCCTGCTACCACATCCTGAAGGAGAGCAAACCGTTCGACGTAACGCGCTGCTTTGCCTGA